A DNA window from Patagioenas fasciata isolate bPatFas1 chromosome 1, bPatFas1.hap1, whole genome shotgun sequence contains the following coding sequences:
- the CIMAP1B gene encoding ciliary microtubule associated protein 1B isoform X2, with translation MSNDGWVGSWRPHRPRGPIAALFKGPGPKYGLPTNVGYRLHDPSRWRAPAYSFGVRTEGRLQERSPGPVYGLAKGLTVRGKDGTPAYSIYSRPRDLRPMDTPGPARYAPEKANALAFPSAPEFSLASRTRQLSIQQTPGPAAYRLPPMLGPRVVNKSSAPNYSIPGRSTHGAFYEDLCKTPGPCGYRVVSADVYKRRAPHYSMLARTALPGDNTQKPGPASYSPEQVRAGPGGGRGRPGHPRRHRVSPRPAAPAGGADVRDPALGLRGSAHRGRARVGAAGPRGWSAPKTDGCTSPWLCPCVAVSSRDCPRSAVAIPGGWEHRPPRAAPSPARVLLSPGGAMDGPTAPWLGRDRPPPSPLVPPRHPLSPPPTQRPALSPWAPSHPSVWGGHTRSPRSHRGPRGVGWHWGSSQGGDTCQQSAVGHPPC, from the exons ATGTCGAACGATGGGTGGGTGGGCAGCTGGAGGCCCCACCGCCCCCGCGGCCCCATCGCCGCTCTCTTCAAAGGCCCTGGGCCCAAGTATGGGCTCCCCACCAACGTCG GCTACCGTCTGCACGACCCCTCGCGCTGGCGCGCGCCCGCCTACAGCTTCGGGGTGCGCACGGAGGGGCGGCTGCAGGAGCGCTCCCCCGGGCCCGTGTACGGGCTGGCCAAGGGGCTCACGGTCCGCGGCAAGGACGGGACCCCCGCCTACTCCATCTACAGCCGCCCCCGCGACCTGCGGCCCATGGACACCCCCGGGCCAG CCCGCTACGCCCCCGAGAAGGCCAACGCGTTGGCTTTTCCCTCGGCGCCCGAGTTCTCTCTGGCCTCCCGCACCCGGCAGCTCAGCATCCAACAGACACCGG GCCCCGCTGCCTACCGGCTGCCCCCCATGCTGGGGCCACGCGTGGTGAACAAGAGCTCAGCCCCCAACTACTCCATCCCGGGGCGCAGCACCCACGGCGCCTTCTACGAGGATCTGTGCAAG ACGCCGGGGCCGTGCGGGTACCGCGTGGTGAGCGCCGACGTGTACAAGCGCCGCGCCCCGCACTACTCCATGCTGGCGCGCACCGCGCTCCCCGGGGACAACACCCAGAAACCCGGCCCCGCCAGCTACAGCCCCGAGCAggtgcgggcagggccggggggcgggcgggggcggccgggacACCCCCGGCGTCACCGTGTGTCCCCCCGTCCCGCAGCGCCGGCCGGAGGGGCTGACGTTCGGGATCCGGCACTCGGACTACGTGGCTCCGCTCATCGTGGACGTGCCCGAGTAggggccgcggggccgcgggggTGGAGCGCCCCAAAGACCGATGGATGCACCAGCCCGTGGCTCTGCCCGTGTGTCGCCGTGTCCAGCCGGGACTGTCCCCGCTCCGCCGTGGCCATCCCGGGGGGGTGGGAGCACCGGCCCCCCCgagctgccccttccccagcccgtgtcctgctgtcccctggaGGGGCCATGGATggccccacagccccatggctggGAAGGGACCGGCCGCCCCCTTCTCCCTTGGTGCCCCCTCGGCACCCACTCAGCCCCCCACCCACTCAGCgccctgctctgtccccatgGGCTCCGAGTCACCCCAGcgtctgggggggacacacacggtcACCCCGATCCCATAGAGGACCACGGGGtgtggggtggcactggggttcCAGCCAGGGAGGGGACACTTGTCAGCAAAGTGCTGTGGGACACCCCCCATGCTGA
- the CIMAP1B gene encoding ciliary microtubule associated protein 1B isoform X1, giving the protein MGGWAAGGPTAPAAPSPLSSKALGPSMGSPPTSATVCTTPRAGARPPTASGCARRGGCRSAPPGPCTGWPRGSRSAARTGPPPTPSTAAPATCGPWTPPGQVRGQEPWGGGGAGDPGRARAEPPALPPARYAPEKANALAFPSAPEFSLASRTRQLSIQQTPGPAAYRLPPMLGPRVVNKSSAPNYSIPGRSTHGAFYEDLCKTPGPCGYRVVSADVYKRRAPHYSMLARTALPGDNTQKPGPASYSPEQVRAGPGGGRGRPGHPRRHRVSPRPAAPAGGADVRDPALGLRGSAHRGRARVGAAGPRGWSAPKTDGCTSPWLCPCVAVSSRDCPRSAVAIPGGWEHRPPRAAPSPARVLLSPGGAMDGPTAPWLGRDRPPPSPLVPPRHPLSPPPTQRPALSPWAPSHPSVWGGHTRSPRSHRGPRGVGWHWGSSQGGDTCQQSAVGHPPC; this is encoded by the exons ATGGGTGGGTGGGCAGCTGGAGGCCCCACCGCCCCCGCGGCCCCATCGCCGCTCTCTTCAAAGGCCCTGGGCCCAAGTATGGGCTCCCCACCAACGTCG GCTACCGTCTGCACGACCCCTCGCGCTGGCGCGCGCCCGCCTACAGCTTCGGGGTGCGCACGGAGGGGCGGCTGCAGGAGCGCTCCCCCGGGCCCGTGTACGGGCTGGCCAAGGGGCTCACGGTCCGCGGCAAGGACGGGACCCCCGCCTACTCCATCTACAGCCGCCCCCGCGACCTGCGGCCCATGGACACCCCCGGGCCAGGTGAGGGGGCAGGAGCCCTGGGGGGGTGGCGGGGCTGGGGACCCCGGCCGTGCCCGTGCCGAGCCCCCCGCTCTGCCCCCAGCCCGCTACGCCCCCGAGAAGGCCAACGCGTTGGCTTTTCCCTCGGCGCCCGAGTTCTCTCTGGCCTCCCGCACCCGGCAGCTCAGCATCCAACAGACACCGG GCCCCGCTGCCTACCGGCTGCCCCCCATGCTGGGGCCACGCGTGGTGAACAAGAGCTCAGCCCCCAACTACTCCATCCCGGGGCGCAGCACCCACGGCGCCTTCTACGAGGATCTGTGCAAG ACGCCGGGGCCGTGCGGGTACCGCGTGGTGAGCGCCGACGTGTACAAGCGCCGCGCCCCGCACTACTCCATGCTGGCGCGCACCGCGCTCCCCGGGGACAACACCCAGAAACCCGGCCCCGCCAGCTACAGCCCCGAGCAggtgcgggcagggccggggggcgggcgggggcggccgggacACCCCCGGCGTCACCGTGTGTCCCCCCGTCCCGCAGCGCCGGCCGGAGGGGCTGACGTTCGGGATCCGGCACTCGGACTACGTGGCTCCGCTCATCGTGGACGTGCCCGAGTAggggccgcggggccgcgggggTGGAGCGCCCCAAAGACCGATGGATGCACCAGCCCGTGGCTCTGCCCGTGTGTCGCCGTGTCCAGCCGGGACTGTCCCCGCTCCGCCGTGGCCATCCCGGGGGGGTGGGAGCACCGGCCCCCCCgagctgccccttccccagcccgtgtcctgctgtcccctggaGGGGCCATGGATggccccacagccccatggctggGAAGGGACCGGCCGCCCCCTTCTCCCTTGGTGCCCCCTCGGCACCCACTCAGCCCCCCACCCACTCAGCgccctgctctgtccccatgGGCTCCGAGTCACCCCAGcgtctgggggggacacacacggtcACCCCGATCCCATAGAGGACCACGGGGtgtggggtggcactggggttcCAGCCAGGGAGGGGACACTTGTCAGCAAAGTGCTGTGGGACACCCCCCATGCTGA
- the CIMAP1B gene encoding ciliary microtubule associated protein 1B isoform X4 gives MSNDGWVGSWRPHRPRGPIAALFKGPGPKYGLPTNVGYRLHDPSRWRAPAYSFGVRTEGRLQERSPGPVYGLAKGLTVRGKDGTPAYSIYSRPRDLRPMDTPGPARYAPEKANALAFPSAPEFSLASRTRQLSIQQTPGPAAYRLPPMLGPRVVNKSSAPNYSIPGRSTHGAFYEDLCKTPGPCGYRVVSADVYKRRAPHYSMLARTALPGDNTQKPGPASYSPEQRRPEGLTFGIRHSDYVAPLIVDVPE, from the exons ATGTCGAACGATGGGTGGGTGGGCAGCTGGAGGCCCCACCGCCCCCGCGGCCCCATCGCCGCTCTCTTCAAAGGCCCTGGGCCCAAGTATGGGCTCCCCACCAACGTCG GCTACCGTCTGCACGACCCCTCGCGCTGGCGCGCGCCCGCCTACAGCTTCGGGGTGCGCACGGAGGGGCGGCTGCAGGAGCGCTCCCCCGGGCCCGTGTACGGGCTGGCCAAGGGGCTCACGGTCCGCGGCAAGGACGGGACCCCCGCCTACTCCATCTACAGCCGCCCCCGCGACCTGCGGCCCATGGACACCCCCGGGCCAG CCCGCTACGCCCCCGAGAAGGCCAACGCGTTGGCTTTTCCCTCGGCGCCCGAGTTCTCTCTGGCCTCCCGCACCCGGCAGCTCAGCATCCAACAGACACCGG GCCCCGCTGCCTACCGGCTGCCCCCCATGCTGGGGCCACGCGTGGTGAACAAGAGCTCAGCCCCCAACTACTCCATCCCGGGGCGCAGCACCCACGGCGCCTTCTACGAGGATCTGTGCAAG ACGCCGGGGCCGTGCGGGTACCGCGTGGTGAGCGCCGACGTGTACAAGCGCCGCGCCCCGCACTACTCCATGCTGGCGCGCACCGCGCTCCCCGGGGACAACACCCAGAAACCCGGCCCCGCCAGCTACAGCCCCGAGCAg CGCCGGCCGGAGGGGCTGACGTTCGGGATCCGGCACTCGGACTACGTGGCTCCGCTCATCGTGGACGTGCCCGAGTAg
- the CIMAP1B gene encoding ciliary microtubule associated protein 1B isoform X3: MGGWAAGGPTAPAAPSPLSSKALGPSMGSPPTSATVCTTPRAGARPPTASGCARRGGCRSAPPGPCTGWPRGSRSAARTGPPPTPSTAAPATCGPWTPPGQVRGQEPWGGGGAGDPGRARAEPPALPPARYAPEKANALAFPSAPEFSLASRTRQLSIQQTPGPAAYRLPPMLGPRVVNKSSAPNYSIPGRSTHGAFYEDLCKTPGPCGYRVVSADVYKRRAPHYSMLARTALPGDNTQKPGPASYSPEQRRPEGLTFGIRHSDYVAPLIVDVPE; this comes from the exons ATGGGTGGGTGGGCAGCTGGAGGCCCCACCGCCCCCGCGGCCCCATCGCCGCTCTCTTCAAAGGCCCTGGGCCCAAGTATGGGCTCCCCACCAACGTCG GCTACCGTCTGCACGACCCCTCGCGCTGGCGCGCGCCCGCCTACAGCTTCGGGGTGCGCACGGAGGGGCGGCTGCAGGAGCGCTCCCCCGGGCCCGTGTACGGGCTGGCCAAGGGGCTCACGGTCCGCGGCAAGGACGGGACCCCCGCCTACTCCATCTACAGCCGCCCCCGCGACCTGCGGCCCATGGACACCCCCGGGCCAGGTGAGGGGGCAGGAGCCCTGGGGGGGTGGCGGGGCTGGGGACCCCGGCCGTGCCCGTGCCGAGCCCCCCGCTCTGCCCCCAGCCCGCTACGCCCCCGAGAAGGCCAACGCGTTGGCTTTTCCCTCGGCGCCCGAGTTCTCTCTGGCCTCCCGCACCCGGCAGCTCAGCATCCAACAGACACCGG GCCCCGCTGCCTACCGGCTGCCCCCCATGCTGGGGCCACGCGTGGTGAACAAGAGCTCAGCCCCCAACTACTCCATCCCGGGGCGCAGCACCCACGGCGCCTTCTACGAGGATCTGTGCAAG ACGCCGGGGCCGTGCGGGTACCGCGTGGTGAGCGCCGACGTGTACAAGCGCCGCGCCCCGCACTACTCCATGCTGGCGCGCACCGCGCTCCCCGGGGACAACACCCAGAAACCCGGCCCCGCCAGCTACAGCCCCGAGCAg CGCCGGCCGGAGGGGCTGACGTTCGGGATCCGGCACTCGGACTACGTGGCTCCGCTCATCGTGGACGTGCCCGAGTAg
- the LOC136115400 gene encoding C-type Lectin CRL-like isoform X1, producing the protein MSATLRLGAGCSRMTRGSLLSPLLLGCVLLAAGLPGALAASPNSAPARKGASQCPPSWRYHRGFCYGYFVHRKTWYDAEAECKRYGPKGHLASIHDQGSTRVLATFVSSQRDRDNTWIGLHDEEHNRGWKWSDDSALDYTSWARGQPNNLWNQEDCVVLDALSGFTLWHDYPCNIRFPFLCRYEL; encoded by the exons ATGTCAGCCACCCTGCGCCTCGGAGCCGGCTG cagcaggatgaccagggggtccctgctgtccccactcctGCTGGGCTGCGTGCTCCTCGCTGCCGGGCTGCCAG GTGCCCTGGCTGCCAGCCCCAACTCTGCCCCTGCACGGAAGGGGGCCTCCCAATGCCCCCCCAGCTGGCGGTACCACCGCGGCTTCTGCTACGGGTACTTCGTCCACAGGAAGACCTGGTACGACGCTGAG GCGGAATGCAAGCGCTACGGCCCCAAGGGGCACCTGGCCTCCATCCACGACCAAGGGTCCACCAGGGTCCTCGCCACGTTTGTCTCCAGCCAAAGGGACAGGGACAACACGTGGATCGGGCTGCACGACGAGGAGCAC AACCGCGGCTGGAAGTGGTCCGATGATTCGGCCCTGGACTACACCAGCTGGGCACGGGGACAGCCCAACAACCTGTGGAACCAGGAGGACTGCGTGGTGCTGGACGCCCTCTCGG GTTTCACGCTCTGGCATGACTACCCCTGCAACATCAGGTTCCCCTTCCTGTGCCGCTACGAGCTCTGA
- the LOC136115400 gene encoding C-type Lectin CRL-like isoform X2 — translation MSATLRLGAGCRMTRGSLLSPLLLGCVLLAAGLPGALAASPNSAPARKGASQCPPSWRYHRGFCYGYFVHRKTWYDAEAECKRYGPKGHLASIHDQGSTRVLATFVSSQRDRDNTWIGLHDEEHNRGWKWSDDSALDYTSWARGQPNNLWNQEDCVVLDALSGFTLWHDYPCNIRFPFLCRYEL, via the exons ATGTCAGCCACCCTGCGCCTCGGAGCCGGCTG caggatgaccagggggtccctgctgtccccactcctGCTGGGCTGCGTGCTCCTCGCTGCCGGGCTGCCAG GTGCCCTGGCTGCCAGCCCCAACTCTGCCCCTGCACGGAAGGGGGCCTCCCAATGCCCCCCCAGCTGGCGGTACCACCGCGGCTTCTGCTACGGGTACTTCGTCCACAGGAAGACCTGGTACGACGCTGAG GCGGAATGCAAGCGCTACGGCCCCAAGGGGCACCTGGCCTCCATCCACGACCAAGGGTCCACCAGGGTCCTCGCCACGTTTGTCTCCAGCCAAAGGGACAGGGACAACACGTGGATCGGGCTGCACGACGAGGAGCAC AACCGCGGCTGGAAGTGGTCCGATGATTCGGCCCTGGACTACACCAGCTGGGCACGGGGACAGCCCAACAACCTGTGGAACCAGGAGGACTGCGTGGTGCTGGACGCCCTCTCGG GTTTCACGCTCTGGCATGACTACCCCTGCAACATCAGGTTCCCCTTCCTGTGCCGCTACGAGCTCTGA
- the LOC136100536 gene encoding dromaiocalcin-1-like, giving the protein MGAAAVLGLCLLGCLALHPSLPGAQANKCPRGWLDFRGHCYGYFGRELSWRKAEGWCKATRGGCHLASLHTPEEHRALAAFIAQRQHRDEEEESVWIGLYHRPQSQAWMWVDGSPKRYSAWEGDDFPRGRLCAALEDSAGFMSWEDESCSERKPFVCKYSAQGRP; this is encoded by the exons atgggagCAGCTGCTGTCCTGGGGCTCTGCCTGCTCGGCTGCCTGGCCCTGCACCCCTCGCTGCCAG GGGCACAGGCCAACAAATGTCCCCGGGGCTGGCTGGACTTCAGGGGACACTGCTACGGGTACTTCGGGCGGGAGCTCAGCTGGAGGAAGGCAGAG GGCTGGTGCAAGGCCACCCGCGGGGGGTGTCACCTGGCCTCGCTGCACACCCCCGAGGAGCACCGCGCCCTGGCGGCCTTCATCGCCCAGCGCCAGCACCGcgacgaggaggaggagagcgTCTGGATCGGCCTCTACCACCGC CCCCAGAGCCAGGCCTGGATGTGGGTGGACGGGTCCCCCAAGCGCTACTCGGCCTGGGAGGGGGACGATTTCCCGCGGGGGCGGCTGTGCGCGGCGCTGGAGGACTCTGCGG GTTTCATGTCCTGGGAGGACGAATCCTGCAGCGAGAGGAAACCCTTCGTCTGCAAATACAGCGCCCAGGGGCGGCCCTGA